A DNA window from Paramormyrops kingsleyae isolate MSU_618 chromosome 10, PKINGS_0.4, whole genome shotgun sequence contains the following coding sequences:
- the LOC140593126 gene encoding uncharacterized protein, protein MKNKNLKSLDNLAASLVFIILCFEIRNLESAACHGCVANTKCDCSGVKGTKGDRGFPGLPGLQGLPGLPGPEGPFGPRGEKGDDGSTGLSGPKGIRGPLGLPGFPGTPGIPGLPGQDGAPGPRGVPGCNGTKGERGFSGPPGFPGDPGPKGYHGPPGDKGDTGDIITVNHLGPKGDRGLPGAPGLTDIQDYLVHLEHLAPEAQMYVC, encoded by the exons ATgaagaataaaaacttgaaGAGTCTGGATAATCTCGCCGCGAGTCTGGTATTCATAATCCTATGCTTCGAAATTCGGAATTTAGAGTCAGCG GCTTGCCATGGCTGTGTAGCGAATACCAAATGTGACTGCAGCGGGGTGAAGGGAACCAAG GGGGACAGAGGCTTTCCAGGACTTCCAGGCCTGCAAGGGCTACCAGGCTTACCGGGACCTGAGGGTCCATTTGGACCAAGGGGGGAAAAG GGTGACGATGGGTCCACAGGATTATCCGGCCCCAAAGGAATTAGA GGCCCGCTGGGGCTGCCCGGATTTCCTGGAACCCCTGGAATCCCA GGTCTTCCAGGACAAGATGGGGCCCCAGGTCCAAGAGGGGTCCCAGGGTGTAACGGGACAAAG GGTGAACGTGGATTTTCAGGACCCCCTGGATTTCCTGGGGACCCAGGACCCAAG GGTTATCACGGTCCTCCAGGGGACAAG GGAGACACTGGTGACATCATCACAGTCAATCATTTAGGACCGAAGGGAGATCGAGGACTACCTGGCGCCCCGGGTCTAACT GACATCCAGGATTACCTGGTCCACTTGGAGCACCTGGCCCCAGAGGCTCAGATGTACGTCTGCTAA